Within Lolium rigidum isolate FL_2022 chromosome 5, APGP_CSIRO_Lrig_0.1, whole genome shotgun sequence, the genomic segment AAAAGGGTAAGCTCCGTTCTTGACCTCCTAATGTTTTTCTTTTACATCATTTGAATTGAGATGCTTTCGATCTCAATTTCATCATATGAAACTGATAAAAAAAACAAGAAGAACTTATGCCTACTCGGCACTttctagttttctttttcttgtgcAAAGTTTTTGGTGGAAATGCAATGTACATTTTTGTAGGAACTTGACTAAGTGTTCTTTTGGTGAGATGAGCAGAACCAAGGTGATCAGACATCTTCCGTGCTGACACGAACTCTGCAAGTCATCTCGATTCTCGATTTTAAGATGGTAAGCGGGCACTATAAATCCCTTGAAACATACTCTCCATCTGCTGCCCATACTTTTGTATCGAGTCCTCGAGTTCGTGCGAATTTGTCATGCTTTCATGATATCATTATCATGAAAATTTAGGCACCTGTGCAGTATGCGGAAAGAATTCACCAAAAGCTAATAGCATGTGGTGAAGATTCATGAACTaacgtactccctccatccataaataaaataagtaattaaattttatctagatacggttATATCTAAATGTATTTTTAGTGTGCAAATACATCCGTATTTAGAAAAAGTAGAATCATTTTTTTTTACAGAGGTAGTAGGACAATCTACGGTGGTATATATGCTATAATATGAGATGATGCAAAACAACAACATTCTAAAAATTGAATAAAGTATGTTCTGTACCTGACGTATAATATAATGTTTATCCAACTTGGACactaaaatttaaaatgtttcAGATCATTCACTTGTTTCGATAGTGGTTCAGTATGCATATATTGTGGTTTCAATATTTGAATTAGTCGTAAAACTAGCTAAGGGATTGGTATTTTACGAGATTATGACCTGCAAATTTTAATCAACATAGTCTGACTATTATAAACGTTCCATGTATTTATATATGTAGGTCGAACTATCGAGCCGGTGCCTTGCTTTCGCCGAAGGAGTGGTGACCATAATATGCCCAATGCTTCTCACTCTTTCACTCAAGAAGGACCAGGAGCCTGTCCTTCCAGTGCacatcctcgccgtcgccggtgccACCGTAGTAACCGGCATTTGCCCCTTGCTGGCATGCTGCATCTCCAAGACCGAGAGATGCCGTACGGTTGGTGCAAGATGGCCATCGGTGACAAGGGGATTCGCCGCAACCATCTCCTCCACttgcctcctcgtcctcgcctgCTGGATCGCACTCCGTCTCGTCTCCAAAAACTTCGTGATGTTCGCTGGGTACGTGTCGGGGGTTGGGCTGTTGCTTAGAGCATTCTCCTACTGGACTTGTAGCACCGCCACCGAACAAGCACTACTTCCGGAGATGAATGGAGATGCCCGCGTTGCAAAGGAGAAAGAAGCAAAAGAGCTTCGATCTATGGTCGACAAGTCACATGAGCTCTTGTCCGGTGTCACCGGGATACTGTTCTTGGGGTTGGGAGGTCTGGCGTTGGAAGGCCTACTGAGTACACGCAACGGCGCAGGGGATGCTCTGAAAGTGCACATGACGATCGGCCATTTGATATGCGCTTTTGGAGTAACCCTGATGTTCTTCCCGATGATTCCTCCTCGTGCAGCTGCAATGAAGATCTGCATGGTGTATGTCAGCGACGTCACCGTGGCTGTTGGTACCGCCGCACAATTGGGGACCATCATgttcaagctcatggggagaaaaGGCTTCGGGTTCTTGGCCTTTCCTTTTATAATTTTGCTTCAACTCATATACACGGTCAAGATCAAGCCGTGGAGAGCTGCTGCACATGAAAATGGAGGGAAGCACCCAACCGTTTCTCCTCCCGAACCCATGGGCGGAAACCAAGGTGAAAATGAAGGGAGCCACCCAACTGCTTCTCCTCCTAGGCCCAACGATGGCGACAAAAAAGTTGAAAATGGAAGGAAGCACCCAactacttctcctcgtggacccgTCGATGGCGGCAAGCAAGGTGAAAATGGAAGGAAGAACCCAGCCGCTTCTCCTCCTGGACCCATCGATCAAGGCAGCGACGGCGACAGCCAAGGTGAAGAGTTTAAACTTGCGCCGATGGGACTGACAAAAGTTACCTTGACCGGATTCTTGGCTGTGTCGGTAAAAGCCATCAGCGATGGCTCGCCAAGCGAGTGGACCGTCTGGTTCCTACTGTTCGCGGCGGCGGGCATTGCTTCCGGCGTATCGTGGAGGCTCCTGACCCACAACAAGAGCAAAGTGGGAGGGAAACCTGCCGTCGAAGAAGCTGCCAACGTTGCCTCCTTCTGCACGCATCTCTGCGTCGCGGTCGCCACAGTTCTGTTCGCGGTGATGGCCTTTAAAGCGGGATCTGCCAAGGAGTGTGCGCATGTGTCTCAAGCGACGTTTGTGCAGCTCAACAGCACTCATGACATGCAGAGGGTGAAGGATATCTGCAGATGTATTTCCTAGACAAATGAAGAGTATGAGCGACTTTCCGTGAGTCCCTGGTCATGTAGCGCGGAAGATTTGCTTAATTCTATGtattttcaaataattttttgaaataaaaattattttttattaaaaaggAAGTTGCATACATTTTTGGTACCACAACTTGCGTTGGATTTGCAACTTAGTAGCACAACTTGTAAAACGGGCATCCGAAATAACACAACTTGTATAAAGAGAGCAAATAGGTCCACAATCAAAAGTAGAGACTGGTGCTGCTTCATGTCTGCTGGGCTTAGACAATTCTTGCGGGGCTGGAACCAGAACCTTGGCGGGGATACCAAGGCTCTAAAATCCGCTTTGCTGAGCCAGCTCGCTCATTTGGACGTTCTGGCTGACGCTTCCGGCCTCGACGAGGATGCCTAGGCTTCTAGATACCATCTCGAGGAGCAACTACTCCATATCTACAGAATGGAGGAGGAACATTGGCGGAAGCGTGGCAGAGTCAGGTGGGCTCTGCAAGGCGATGCGAACAAGGCATACTTCCATGCCGTAGCCAATGGAAGAAGAAGGAAATGCAATATTTCTAAGCTCGGCTCTGACAATGGAACAATCACGGATCCAAAACTGATTCAACAACACATCTACGAGTTCTATAGGAACCTACTCGGTTCATCAACCCCAAGGGTTTGTGGGTTGGCGCCCTCCTCCTAGGGCGAGGAGGCCCGTGTTTCAGATGAGGAAAACGTTGGCTTGGCGTGTACCTTCTCTGAAGATGAACTGGAGGCCATAGTAAAAGATATGAAGACAGACACCGCCCCGGGACCAGACGGCTTCCCTGTGGCTTTCTTCAAGCGCTTCTAGGCGCAGGTCAAGCATGGTATCCTGCACATCCTCAATGACTTCGTGTTGGGGCGCATCGACATTGCTAGGCTCAATTTCGGAATCCTCGCTCTCATTCCGAAAGTCCCCGGGGCAGAGCATATCTCACAGTATAGGCCGATTGCCTTGATCAACGTAATCTTCAAAATCATATCCAAAGCCTACGCCTCTAAATTCGACCATGTTGCCCATAGGATTTTATCTCCGAATCAAACAGCTTTTATCAATGGTAGAAATATCCTTGACGGTCTGCTTGCTCTCATGGAGATTATCCACGACATCCGGGTGAGGAAGCACAGTGGGGTGCTCCTCAAGCTTGACTTCGAGAAGGCGTATGACCGGGTGAACTGGGACTTTCTGGGGGAAGTTCTACACTGTAAAGGTTTTGATGAAGGATACATTCACATGATTCTACAACTTGTCTCCGGGGGGCAAACTGCTATATCTATCAACGGTGAGGTGGGTCCGTTCTTTCGGAATAAGAGAGGGGTTCGTCAGGGAGATCCCCTCTCACATCTGCTATTCAGTTTCATCGGAGAAGCTCTCTCTGGGATCTTATCCGCCGCAGCTTCGGCCGGACACATTCACGGGCTAGTCCCACACCTGTTGCCAGGGGGCATCACGCACCTGCAGTACGCCGACGACACGCTCATCCTCATCCAGGGGTCGGACGAGGATATAGCGAACCTGAAATTCCTCCTGATGTGCTTCGAAGATATGTCGGGGCTCAAAATTAATTATCACAAGAGCGAAGTGTTTGTGCTGGGTCAACGAAACAACGAGAGAACTGCCATTGCCAACAAGCTGAACTGCAAGCTTGGGAGCTTCCCCTTTATCTATCTAGGCCTCCCAATTTCGGATAGGAAGTTAACGCTCGAGCAGTGGCTTTTTTTGGTTCGGAAGCTTGCTGGCAAGTTAGAACCTTGGGTGGGCAGATTGATGTCATCTGGGGGACGACTCATTCTGTCTAACTCCTGCCTCGACAATCTACCAATCTATGCGATGggattattcctcctgcatgacgGGATTCATGCGAGGTTCGGCTCTCACCGCtccaagtttgtctgggacgggGCAGGACCAAAGAGGTAATACCACCTAGTGAATTGGCCAACGATTTGCCGTCCCAAGGAAGTAGGGGGCCTAGGATTGCTCAACACAAAGAAAATGAATCTGGCCTTGCTTCTGAAATGGATTTGGCGGCTGTATCAAGAAGAAGACACGATCTGGGCTCGTATCATGCATGCCAAATACTCAGACGTCTCGGAACTTTTCTCTGGATCAAGGCAAGGAGGATCTCCATTTTGGAAAAGTTTGCATAAAATTAAGCATCTCTTCGAAGTCGGAGCAAAACATGAGGTGAGGAACGGTAGGCGTACCAACTTCTGGAAGGACTGGTGGATTGGGAGGGGTCCCATCATGGAGTCCTTCCCCCTGCTCTTCGCCATTTGAGACAACCAAGACATCTCAGTTGCAGAAGCTCTTCATCACAACTCCCTGCAAGTCCGCTTCCGTCGATCGCTTGACCAGGAGGGCTTGCGGCTTTGGGGTGAGCTGCAAGGAATGATGAACCAGGTGCTCCTCGACGGTGGACACGACAAGGTATCCTGGCACCTGGAACAGGCTGGTTCTTACTCAGTCAAATCTATGTACGCTCAACTATCCCAGGGCACGACTGTCGCCCACCACAAAGACATGTGGAAATCCAAGGTCCTGCTAAAAATCAAGATTTTCTCCTGGCAGATGGCGCTTGATAAATTGCCAACGGGGCAGCAGATCCTGACTAGACACGGCCCTTTCAATGGTCTCTGTGCCCTTTGTCGCCCCGGGGGTTGCAAGCCACATTTTCTTCGCATGTTCCTTGGCTAAGTTTGCTTGGTCGGTTACGCGCCAGCTGCTAGGGTGCAACTGGTGCCCGGCCAACTTCGCCCAATTTCATGCCATCCTTTCTGGTTTCTCGGGATACGACTAGAAGGCTGTTGTGGGTGCTCTTTCTGGCGCAATCCTGGGCCCTGTGGAATACGTGCAATAAGCTTGCGATTGAAAAGAAAGTTATCTCTAACCCAGCTGACATTATTTACAAAATCATTCTTCTTTTGCAGCTGTGGATTCTAAAGttcaaatcaagagaaaaggaGGGGCTAAACTGGATGGCACGAGAGCTAAGGGAGTTGTACGTGCAGCTGAAGCCACCGGCGTCGTAATGAAGTAGCCTCTACCTCGTGTTGGACATGGGAGCCGTAGTGTTTATCTATGTCTTGCTTTGTGGTTTAGCTATGTTGGAACTTCCGCTGTGATGATTATGTGGCCAAGCTGTAATGCCCAGCGGTGTGTAATCCTAACTGGCTATCGTATGGTTTATTAGTTTAAAGTCGGGCAAATTTCGGcctgttttctaaaaaaaatatcaaaattaGACATGTGGCCTCGTAATATTTGAAAAATATCCCTAATATTTTTCTTCAGCACATTTGACTTTTCAGACGCCTTACATGTATGGCCCACCTCTCAGTGGTCGAAGAAATATTTAATAACTTGAACGGCATGGTGGGATTCAACTCAAGACCTAGGGTTGCCTAGTAGGCGATTCCCACTACACCACACAACACTTTGCAGTATGTACTCATACGTTCATTAGTTATATCGTAGTGTTGGCGCAACGTTGTGTCACCGGCTAGAATATATATCTGTTATAGCCGGCCGGTCTGCCCGTCGGCCGGGATGATGAAGAGCGGGCACCACTGATACACTAGTGGAGACACGGCATTCAGTTCCGGCTTGTAAGGGTCTTTAATCCCGGTTCCTCAACCGCGACCAAACGAGCAGAACTAGCGGTGCAACCTGTAGTCGCGGTCCTGCTATCAACCGGGACAAATATCCCTCCACGTGGACGCCACGGAGTGGGCTGGGGCCAACACCTTTAGTCCCGACTTGTAACACGGACCGCAACTAAATAGTCTCTGCGGCGGCAGGAATTAGGACACTTTCTATGCCGCGGCATGAGTTCATTTTGTtgtgttagggtttagggttagggctgccGCGGTAGGAATTTGTATACTTTCCGTGCCGCGGCAGGAGTTCATTTTGTTGTGTTAGGAGTTCATTTCAAAATAGTCGTATATTTCTACGCGTACAGGTTCGTACATATAAATATATAAGATaattaggacatattcatactacacctgggtgtagttacacccacgcgtgtttctcataatcaagagattatctatcataccgggaattatgtacatgtagtatgaagtaaatAAGACTGTTTtagtagtata encodes:
- the LOC124656370 gene encoding uncharacterized protein LOC124656370 is translated as MVELSSRCLAFAEGVVTIICPMLLTLSLKKDQEPVLPVHILAVAGATVVTGICPLLACCISKTERCRTVGARWPSVTRGFAATISSTCLLVLACWIALRLVSKNFVMFAGYVSGVGLLLRAFSYWTCSTATEQALLPEMNGDARVAKEKEAKELRSMVDKSHELLSGVTGILFLGLGGLALEGLLSTRNGAGDALKVHMTIGHLICAFGVTLMFFPMIPPRAAAMKICMVYVSDVTVAVGTAAQLGTIMFKLMGRKGFGFLAFPFIILLQLIYTVKIKPWRAAAHENGGKHPTVSPPEPMGGNQGENEGSHPTASPPRPNDGDKKVENGRKHPTTSPRGPVDGGKQGENGRKNPAASPPGPIDQGSDGDSQGEEFKLAPMGLTKVTLTGFLAVSVKAISDGSPSEWTVWFLLFAAAGIASGVSWRLLTHNKSKVGGKPAVEEAANVASFCTHLCVAVATVLFAVMAFKAGSAKECAHVSQATFVQLNSTHDMQRVKDICRCIS